One genomic segment of Methanobacterium spitsbergense includes these proteins:
- a CDS encoding DEAD/DEAH box helicase, with amino-acid sequence MIILRKNKKILEMFPIGSAKGAINTRRQPLFYGYLKLKRTGDKVRPYKFIVKKDSENETLLPPSEAIKILRKQNVYIIGEDPETEEMLDSLDIPFKRTLMCRHCTFEGFITLIRRDSSYHYHNEYICRKCAEEEIKREMKSRSFDMSTFKNFKRILDETGDLKLVLTMFDPRFNPVKNPNLTLYDRISTGDNKDIPKVNMDDLKIPTELKKILKGHGKYLLPVQALTLDNGLLEGENLLVVSATASGKTLIGELAGVPKAMNGEKFIFLTPLVALANQKYRDFKKKYKKLGLKVSIRVGMSRINAKEELSIHDERVNDAEIVVGTYEGLDFLLRSGKSSELGKLGTVVVDEIHMLDDEERGPRLKGLIKRLQTLFPDLQIIGLSATIKNQREIADEFKMKLVEYDRRPVPLERHLIFARSEHDKEDLMSKLARQEYKNISAKGFKGQTIIFTNSRRKTHSISDYLVKRGVKAAAYHAGLSYAKKNRIEKDFLKQEMSTVVTTAALAAGVDFPASQVIFETLTMGNKWLTPNEFSQMLGRAGRPSYHDLGKVYLIPEIGLKYDDETEDMRAVALLESDVEPINVHYTEDAVVEQVLSDLCSGTARNINTLKISYKNEDIPMDIDQTCNLLLEYGLAVEKKGSILPTKYGCAVSMSFLNYNDADYIKKSITSAKPTRPLDIAMGLQPFENAYLSSRVSQKLAQALKANISSRLFADSTLDILSSGDAISKLEPKFQELLINLQMEFMSCRCKDRPFCNCFQEELSTKMLKYRMLKYDPADISKKLLKDYGIHAYAGDIFSWLDSVIRALESVRRISNSFNKVKLINECNQLIKKIEN; translated from the coding sequence ATGATAATTTTAAGGAAAAACAAGAAGATATTGGAAATGTTTCCAATTGGCAGTGCCAAAGGTGCTATTAACACCAGGAGACAGCCTTTATTCTATGGTTATCTAAAGCTCAAAAGAACAGGAGATAAGGTAAGACCATATAAATTCATTGTAAAAAAGGATTCTGAAAATGAAACACTACTTCCACCTAGCGAAGCAATTAAAATTTTAAGAAAACAGAATGTCTATATTATTGGGGAGGATCCTGAAACCGAGGAAATGTTAGATTCTCTGGATATACCATTTAAAAGAACTCTTATGTGTAGACACTGCACTTTTGAAGGTTTTATAACATTAATACGAAGAGATTCTTCATATCATTATCATAACGAGTACATATGTAGAAAATGTGCCGAAGAAGAGATTAAAAGAGAAATGAAATCCCGTTCTTTTGACATGAGTACATTTAAGAATTTCAAAAGAATCTTGGATGAAACTGGTGATCTTAAATTGGTTTTAACCATGTTCGATCCAAGATTTAACCCAGTAAAAAATCCTAATTTAACACTGTACGATAGAATCAGCACAGGAGATAATAAAGATATTCCTAAGGTGAATATGGACGACCTTAAAATACCTACAGAGCTTAAAAAAATATTAAAAGGTCATGGAAAATATTTATTACCAGTTCAGGCGCTTACCTTGGATAATGGACTTCTTGAAGGTGAAAATCTCCTGGTTGTATCTGCAACAGCCAGTGGAAAAACTTTGATTGGGGAGCTTGCAGGAGTACCAAAGGCAATGAATGGTGAAAAATTTATATTCCTAACACCTCTTGTGGCACTTGCAAACCAGAAATACAGGGATTTTAAGAAGAAATACAAAAAACTCGGCCTGAAAGTATCCATAAGGGTAGGAATGAGCAGGATAAATGCTAAAGAAGAACTTTCAATACATGATGAGCGTGTTAATGATGCAGAAATTGTAGTGGGAACCTATGAAGGTCTTGATTTCCTTTTGAGATCAGGAAAATCATCTGAACTTGGAAAACTTGGCACAGTTGTTGTTGACGAAATACATATGCTTGATGATGAGGAAAGGGGACCTAGATTAAAGGGTTTGATTAAAAGGTTACAGACACTTTTTCCAGATTTGCAAATAATAGGATTGTCTGCAACAATTAAAAATCAGCGTGAAATAGCAGATGAATTCAAAATGAAACTGGTTGAATATGATAGGCGTCCTGTACCGCTTGAGAGGCACCTTATCTTCGCAAGATCTGAGCATGATAAGGAGGATCTCATGTCAAAACTTGCAAGACAGGAATACAAGAATATATCTGCAAAGGGGTTTAAGGGTCAGACCATTATATTCACAAATTCCCGGAGAAAAACACATTCAATATCAGATTATCTGGTAAAAAGAGGGGTTAAAGCGGCAGCATATCATGCAGGATTATCTTATGCCAAGAAAAATAGAATTGAAAAGGATTTTTTGAAGCAAGAAATGTCAACTGTGGTGACAACGGCCGCACTTGCTGCAGGGGTTGATTTTCCAGCATCTCAGGTTATATTTGAAACATTAACCATGGGAAATAAATGGTTAACACCTAATGAGTTTTCACAGATGCTTGGTAGAGCAGGTAGGCCATCTTATCACGACTTGGGTAAAGTTTATCTGATCCCTGAGATAGGATTGAAGTATGATGATGAAACAGAGGATATGCGTGCAGTTGCACTATTAGAAAGTGATGTTGAACCTATAAATGTCCATTACACAGAAGATGCGGTTGTGGAACAAGTTCTTTCTGATCTATGTTCTGGAACTGCAAGAAACATTAACACTCTCAAAATATCGTACAAAAATGAGGATATTCCAATGGATATAGATCAGACTTGTAATCTGTTATTGGAATATGGATTGGCAGTGGAAAAAAAGGGCAGTATACTACCTACTAAATATGGATGTGCAGTTTCAATGTCCTTTTTGAATTACAACGATGCAGATTATATCAAAAAAAGCATAACATCTGCAAAGCCTACTAGGCCACTCGATATTGCAATGGGTTTACAACCGTTTGAAAATGCTTATTTATCTTCACGTGTTAGCCAAAAACTTGCACAGGCATTAAAAGCAAATATATCTTCAAGGTTATTTGCAGACTCAACACTGGATATACTGAGTTCGGGAGATGCAATTTCAAAGCTTGAACCTAAATTTCAGGAATTGTTAATCAATTTACAAATGGAATTTATGTCTTGCAGATGCAAGGACAGGCCTTTTTGCAACTGTTTCCAGGAAGAATTGTCAACGAAGATGTTGAAGTATAGAATGTTGAAGTATGATCCTGCCGATATCAGTAAAAAACTTTTAAAGGATTATGGAATACATGCATATGCTGGTGATATATTCTCATGGTTGGATTCAGTAATAAGAGCTCTTGAGTCGGTTAGAAGAATTTCAAATTCTTTTAATAAGGTTAAATTGATTAATGAATGTAATCAATTGATTAAAAAGATAGAAAATTAA
- the arfB gene encoding 2-amino-5-formylamino-6-ribosylaminopyrimidin-4(3H)-one 5'-monophosphate deformylase: MAELRYESGNVKSPYVHRVGILAIGSHLENHGAALPIDTDSKIASYIALQASLITGAKFLGVLYAATEYPFIDHGKHLEPEVLVEKQLIPTLKSAKKCLDLDWVVLVNGHGGNNPVKEFIETIQEKSQLKIVFNNKIVEIEGPHAGTGEISIAALLGFLNASKLDEHCEFDKYPEVGMVGLEEARKIDSGIDKGAREVENLGVCVDMNLGESMLETAIVDVIHDIEKIVGDK; encoded by the coding sequence ATAGCAGAACTAAGGTACGAATCAGGAAACGTAAAATCCCCATATGTTCACAGGGTGGGGATTCTTGCAATAGGATCTCATCTTGAAAATCATGGCGCTGCCCTTCCCATCGATACAGACTCCAAAATAGCCTCTTATATTGCACTCCAGGCTTCATTAATCACAGGTGCTAAGTTCCTAGGTGTTCTATACGCTGCCACAGAATATCCATTCATTGATCATGGAAAGCATTTAGAACCAGAGGTATTGGTGGAAAAACAACTTATACCAACACTTAAATCCGCAAAAAAATGTCTTGATCTGGATTGGGTTGTTCTCGTAAATGGTCATGGCGGTAACAATCCAGTTAAAGAATTTATTGAAACTATTCAAGAAAAATCACAGCTTAAAATTGTTTTCAATAACAAGATCGTTGAAATTGAAGGTCCACATGCAGGAACTGGTGAAATTTCTATTGCAGCCCTTCTAGGATTTTTAAATGCATCAAAACTTGATGAACACTGTGAATTCGATAAATATCCTGAAGTGGGAATGGTTGGCCTAGAAGAAGCTAGAAAAATAGATAGTGGTATTGATAAAGGTGCCCGAGAGGTTGAAAATTTAGGTGTATGTGTTGATATGAATCTAGGTGAATCAATGCTTGAAACTGCAATAGTGGATGTAATCCATGATATTGAAAAAATTGTGGGAGACAAATAA
- a CDS encoding DUF1947 domain-containing protein, whose protein sequence is MKIRKRYHLKKKMLKEVKITLGEYSTILKPKSKVEIIETDMDDIILIDGNPMIMMIDGEPFPTLKGALELDIKSRYVVVDMGAVKFVIKGADIMSPGITDADPNIKEGDLVIIIEETHRKPLATGRSIISGPEMVENTSGKAVKSIHHIGDEIWDLTI, encoded by the coding sequence TTGAAGATAAGGAAAAGATACCATCTTAAAAAGAAAATGCTTAAAGAAGTAAAAATAACGCTTGGGGAGTATTCAACCATATTAAAACCCAAAAGCAAAGTTGAGATCATTGAAACAGATATGGATGACATCATATTGATAGATGGAAATCCCATGATCATGATGATAGATGGAGAACCTTTCCCAACACTCAAGGGTGCTTTGGAACTTGATATCAAGTCAAGGTACGTTGTGGTAGATATGGGAGCTGTTAAATTTGTTATAAAGGGGGCAGATATTATGTCTCCCGGAATTACAGATGCAGATCCAAATATAAAAGAAGGAGACTTGGTTATTATAATAGAAGAAACACACAGAAAACCTCTTGCAACTGGTAGAAGTATTATATCTGGTCCTGAAATGGTTGAAAATACCTCTGGCAAAGCCGTGAAAAGTATACACCATATAGGAGATGAAATATGGGATTTAACAATTTAA
- a CDS encoding LSm family protein, which produces MTVQKNLNTSRPLDVLGKSLNSQVLIELKGGREFRGLLKSFDMHMNLVLNEAEELEGGETSKRLGIVLIRGDNIVYISPV; this is translated from the coding sequence GTGACTGTACAGAAGAATTTGAATACTTCAAGACCCTTAGATGTATTGGGTAAATCATTAAACTCCCAAGTATTGATAGAACTCAAAGGTGGAAGAGAGTTCAGGGGACTTTTAAAAAGTTTTGACATGCATATGAATTTAGTATTGAACGAAGCCGAAGAATTAGAAGGTGGAGAGACATCAAAAAGGTTAGGAATCGTCCTCATAAGAGGGGACAATATAGTTTATATATCTCCAGTATAG
- a CDS encoding 50S ribosomal protein L37e yields the protein MKGTPSFGKRNKKTHIRCRRCGKNSYNARKKYCAACGFGRSAKIRTYNWQNKKLNGLRLT from the coding sequence ATGAAAGGAACACCATCATTTGGTAAGCGTAACAAAAAAACCCATATTAGATGCAGGCGTTGTGGTAAAAACTCATACAACGCACGTAAAAAATACTGCGCAGCATGTGGATTCGGAAGATCTGCTAAGATCAGAACTTACAACTGGCAGAATAAGAAGCTTAACGGTTTAAGGTTGACATAA
- a CDS encoding toprim domain-containing protein, with protein sequence MDAINPIDVRIIVEGASDVEIVSRAMQNIALGAEYHITISSIIPTTNPEIAKKAVQGADIVLIATDVDAPGRELAEKFKKCLKDQVGHVERMKFPFGHDVEYMDPSIIRKEIKNAIIRTGLTSIANIHKFRELEDQLVESRENLVELTKEKKDLEIENQNLSSLNKELSDSNEKLSDKLNIVQDDLRNAKNRHADIKNKYQFIKSKQLFERFSLSELWKESFDEELNDKEQIYFISNEFKPENIIIGQDYIAAATKEDAKEWLKIIRAVLIFYDSKIEDLKEEFTDEKFNPNLLKE encoded by the coding sequence ATGGATGCGATAAATCCCATTGATGTTAGGATAATTGTGGAAGGTGCTTCAGATGTGGAGATAGTTTCCAGGGCAATGCAGAACATAGCCCTTGGTGCTGAATACCATATCACCATCTCATCCATAATTCCAACAACCAACCCTGAAATAGCAAAAAAGGCAGTTCAGGGAGCGGATATTGTATTAATTGCTACTGATGTTGATGCACCAGGAAGGGAATTAGCAGAAAAGTTCAAAAAATGTCTCAAAGATCAAGTGGGACATGTTGAACGTATGAAATTTCCCTTTGGTCATGATGTGGAGTACATGGATCCTTCAATCATAAGGAAGGAAATAAAAAACGCCATCATCAGGACAGGTCTCACATCAATAGCCAATATACATAAATTCAGAGAACTTGAGGATCAATTAGTAGAATCAAGGGAGAATTTAGTAGAATTAACCAAGGAAAAAAAGGATCTGGAAATTGAAAACCAGAATCTAAGCTCCTTAAATAAAGAATTATCAGATTCAAATGAAAAGCTGTCTGATAAACTTAACATAGTTCAAGATGATTTAAGAAATGCCAAAAATAGGCATGCTGATATTAAAAACAAATATCAGTTCATAAAGTCCAAACAGCTATTTGAAAGATTTTCACTTAGTGAACTTTGGAAAGAATCGTTTGATGAGGAACTTAATGATAAAGAACAAATTTATTTTATTTCTAATGAATTTAAACCTGAAAATATAATTATAGGTCAAGATTACATAGCAGCCGCTACTAAAGAGGATGCTAAAGAATGGTTAAAGATAATAAGGGCGGTTCTAATTTTTTACGATTCTAAGATCGAAGATCTTAAAGAAGAATTCACAGATGAAAAATTTAATCCAAACTTGCTAAAGGAATAA
- the purF gene encoding amidophosphoribosyltransferase has product MRDKCGIVGVYSCKPSVNVSRQIYYGLYALQHRGQESAGISTYNGEEISTFRGMGLVCDVFNNGNMEGIDGHVGIGHVRYSTTGKSKIENSQPFFTEFDSGTIAIAHNGDIINSMKLKGELEKLGYDFESSTDSEVICHLLTEEYSKTSEMVEAIRNVTKILIGSYSLVILVNNDLFVVRDPSGIKPLSMGKIEDLTLVASETVAFDVVGAKYVRDIEPGEILHIGEELKSYKLPDDQKPRRAHCMFEYVYFARPDSILDGRSVYNVRLNIGKALSREFPADADVVMPVPDSAITAAIGYSRESGLGYGEGLIKNRYVGRTFIMPTQEERETSVRLKMNPIKSELEGKSIVLVDDSIVRGTTSKSLVKVLREAGAKKIHLRVGCPPIMSPCYYGIAMATKKELIASDKEVEEIRKILGVDSLGYLSLESLIECIGIENGNLCVGCLNGEYPTSLPEDIAEYEANRC; this is encoded by the coding sequence TTGAGGGATAAATGTGGTATTGTAGGGGTATATTCTTGTAAACCGTCTGTTAATGTTTCACGCCAGATATATTATGGACTTTATGCTTTGCAGCATAGGGGACAAGAATCAGCAGGTATATCTACTTATAATGGCGAGGAAATATCCACATTTCGTGGAATGGGCTTGGTATGTGATGTTTTCAACAATGGAAACATGGAAGGAATAGATGGTCATGTTGGTATAGGACATGTTAGATATTCAACTACGGGTAAATCAAAAATAGAAAATTCTCAACCGTTTTTCACTGAATTTGATTCAGGAACAATTGCAATTGCCCACAATGGGGATATAATCAATTCAATGAAACTGAAAGGTGAATTGGAAAAATTGGGATATGATTTTGAATCATCAACAGATTCTGAAGTAATATGTCATCTCTTAACAGAGGAGTATTCTAAAACTTCTGAAATGGTTGAGGCGATACGAAACGTTACAAAAATTCTTATTGGTTCTTATTCTCTTGTAATACTTGTAAATAATGATCTGTTTGTTGTTAGAGATCCAAGCGGTATAAAACCTCTTTCCATGGGTAAGATAGAAGATTTAACTTTGGTTGCTTCAGAAACTGTTGCTTTTGATGTTGTAGGAGCCAAATATGTTCGTGATATTGAACCTGGTGAAATACTTCATATTGGTGAAGAATTAAAAAGTTATAAGTTGCCTGATGATCAGAAACCTCGAAGGGCGCACTGTATGTTTGAATATGTTTATTTTGCACGTCCTGACAGCATATTGGACGGAAGATCTGTTTATAACGTTAGATTAAATATTGGAAAGGCACTTTCACGTGAGTTCCCTGCTGATGCAGATGTTGTAATGCCTGTACCTGACTCTGCAATAACTGCTGCAATTGGTTACTCTCGAGAATCAGGACTTGGTTACGGTGAAGGACTTATTAAAAACCGTTATGTTGGAAGAACATTTATCATGCCGACCCAGGAAGAACGTGAAACTTCTGTTAGACTTAAAATGAATCCTATAAAGTCTGAACTTGAAGGTAAAAGTATAGTACTCGTTGATGATAGTATAGTTAGGGGAACAACCTCAAAATCTCTTGTTAAAGTGTTAAGAGAAGCGGGTGCTAAAAAAATACATCTGCGTGTGGGTTGTCCTCCAATTATGTCTCCATGTTATTATGGAATAGCAATGGCAACAAAAAAAGAGCTCATAGCTTCGGATAAAGAAGTTGAAGAGATAAGAAAAATATTAGGTGTTGATTCATTAGGTTATCTCAGTTTGGAGTCTCTTATTGAGTGTATTGGGATAGAAAATGGCAACTTATGTGTAGGATGTCTTAATGGAGAATATCCAACTTCTCTGCCTGAGGATATAGCAGAGTATGAGGCAAATCGCTGTTAA
- a CDS encoding U32 family peptidase: protein MIKIVELLSPAGDITALNSAIKNGADSVYIGIQGYNMRATVSNFSIQDLKYAVKQCHDSGVKLYVCTNTIMKERDLIELRNLMPLIKSSGVDAVIVSDLGALNIARENNLNVHMSVQANLSNSEALNVLQELGVSRVVLSREMTLKEIKEIADNTKMDIEVFVHGSMCVAISGRCFLSSHLYNKSANCGECLQPCRKDWKIVSEDGEEFIIGNELESNFQEQKSEYEHTSEDFKNEKTHILSTKDLCMVDHIPELIDAGVEAFKIEGRAKPADYVSTVTRVYKDAININESGNWNSEERQIKTHKWKLELKKVFNRGFDTGFFFKIPNETSSSNQATCIKKDSGMVVNYYQKVNAAEIRLWEDLEVGDEIIIQGKTTGSITLKVGSMQVNGENILKASKGQNVAIFVEEKVRPNDNVYKRLKKDE, encoded by the coding sequence GTGATAAAAATCGTTGAACTACTCTCACCTGCAGGAGACATAACCGCATTGAATTCTGCAATTAAAAATGGGGCAGACTCTGTTTACATAGGTATCCAAGGATACAATATGAGAGCTACAGTGTCAAACTTTTCAATTCAAGATCTGAAATATGCTGTAAAACAATGCCATGATTCTGGAGTTAAACTCTATGTATGTACCAACACAATCATGAAAGAAAGGGATTTAATAGAACTGAGAAATTTAATGCCATTAATTAAATCTTCAGGTGTAGATGCAGTGATAGTATCAGATCTGGGTGCTTTGAATATTGCAAGAGAAAATAATTTAAATGTCCACATGAGTGTACAGGCAAATCTGTCAAACAGCGAAGCATTAAATGTGCTTCAAGAACTAGGTGTATCGCGTGTTGTACTTTCAAGGGAAATGACCCTTAAAGAGATTAAAGAAATTGCAGATAACACAAAAATGGATATAGAAGTCTTTGTGCACGGATCAATGTGCGTTGCAATTTCAGGTAGATGTTTTTTAAGTTCTCATCTCTACAATAAAAGTGCAAATTGTGGAGAATGTCTTCAGCCATGCAGAAAGGACTGGAAAATAGTTTCTGAAGATGGGGAAGAATTTATAATTGGTAATGAGCTCGAATCCAATTTTCAAGAACAGAAATCCGAATACGAACATACTTCTGAAGATTTTAAAAATGAAAAAACCCATATATTAAGTACTAAGGATCTATGCATGGTGGATCACATACCCGAACTTATTGATGCAGGAGTGGAAGCTTTTAAGATAGAAGGAAGAGCCAAACCTGCTGATTACGTTAGCACAGTAACAAGGGTTTACAAGGATGCAATTAATATAAATGAATCTGGAAATTGGAACTCTGAAGAACGGCAAATAAAAACTCATAAATGGAAATTAGAGCTTAAAAAAGTTTTCAATAGAGGATTTGATACAGGATTTTTCTTTAAGATCCCAAATGAAACCAGTAGCTCCAACCAAGCAACATGTATCAAAAAAGATTCAGGAATGGTTGTTAATTACTATCAGAAAGTTAATGCAGCAGAGATCAGATTGTGGGAAGATCTTGAAGTTGGGGATGAAATAATAATTCAAGGTAAAACAACAGGTTCGATCACATTGAAAGTTGGTTCTATGCAAGTGAACGGTGAAAATATTCTTAAAGCATCTAAAGGCCAAAATGTAGCTATCTTTGTTGAAGAAAAAGTTCGTCCAAACGATAACGTTTATAAAAGACTTAAAAAGGATGAATAA
- a CDS encoding CBS domain-containing protein: MNIEDAMQKDVIKFHELDKIVDVAQSFRENKISGAPVVDDENKVVGVISEGDIMRLIEVHSPKINLILPAPLDLIELPIRMKHELNEIAEDMEKAGSTVIDQIMTRKIIKIGPDASISDAAELMDSHKVKRLPVVDNEGKLIGIITRGDIIGAMVRGDE, from the coding sequence ATGAATATTGAAGATGCTATGCAGAAAGATGTTATAAAATTCCATGAACTGGATAAAATAGTTGATGTTGCACAGAGTTTCAGAGAAAATAAAATAAGCGGAGCTCCTGTTGTTGATGATGAAAACAAGGTAGTTGGAGTTATCAGTGAAGGTGATATAATGAGGCTTATTGAAGTCCACTCACCAAAAATAAATCTCATACTTCCCGCTCCATTAGATTTAATTGAACTACCTATAAGAATGAAGCATGAATTGAATGAAATTGCAGAAGACATGGAGAAAGCAGGGTCAACTGTTATAGATCAGATCATGACTAGAAAGATCATAAAGATAGGGCCAGATGCTTCAATATCGGATGCTGCAGAGTTAATGGATTCTCATAAGGTTAAAAGACTTCCAGTAGTTGACAATGAAGGTAAATTAATAGGTATAATTACTAGGGGGGATATCATAGGGGCAATGGTGAGAGGGGATGAGTAA
- the cfbC gene encoding Ni-sirohydrochlorin a,c-diamide reductive cyclase ATP-dependent reductase subunit: MSKTKKIAIYGKGGIGKSTIVSNIAAANSKDKEVLVIGCDPKADTTRTLVGERIPTVLDTLKIKKNAVTEDILYMGYNDVSCVESGGPEPGVGCAGRGVIVAMNLLERLGIFSENLDLIIYDVLGDVVCGGFAVPLRENFADEVYIVTSGEYMALYAANNICKGIKKLNGKFGGIICNCRGIDNELEIVQEFAERVNSRVIGVVPRNEIVQKSEIDAKTVLEKFPDSKQAEIYRKLANSINLNNDFVIPEPIDVEVFDEFFRKFQ; this comes from the coding sequence ATGAGTAAAACTAAAAAAATTGCAATTTATGGAAAGGGAGGAATAGGAAAATCCACCATTGTCTCGAACATTGCAGCAGCAAATTCAAAGGATAAAGAAGTACTTGTAATTGGTTGCGATCCTAAAGCAGATACAACACGTACACTAGTGGGTGAGAGAATACCTACGGTATTAGATACTTTAAAAATCAAAAAAAATGCAGTTACAGAGGATATACTTTATATGGGATATAACGATGTTAGTTGTGTTGAATCTGGAGGGCCTGAACCAGGAGTAGGTTGTGCAGGTAGGGGAGTTATTGTTGCAATGAATCTGCTCGAACGTCTGGGAATTTTTTCTGAGAATCTGGATTTAATTATCTATGATGTATTAGGTGATGTTGTATGTGGAGGTTTTGCAGTTCCACTGCGTGAGAATTTTGCAGATGAAGTTTACATTGTCACATCTGGAGAATATATGGCCCTTTATGCAGCCAACAACATATGTAAAGGTATTAAAAAACTAAATGGTAAATTTGGCGGCATTATATGTAACTGTCGAGGTATTGATAATGAACTTGAAATTGTACAAGAATTCGCTGAAAGGGTTAATAGCAGGGTTATTGGAGTAGTACCTAGAAATGAAATTGTACAGAAAAGTGAAATAGATGCAAAAACAGTTTTAGAAAAATTTCCTGATTCAAAACAAGCAGAAATTTACAGAAAACTTGCAAATTCAATAAATTTGAATAATGACTTTGTTATTCCGGAACCAATCGATGTTGAGGTATTTGATGAATTTTTCAGGAAATTTCAATGA
- a CDS encoding GIY-YIG nuclease family protein — protein sequence MTKKIILKGTYCIIIQLRDDTVIEVGKKGPINFKMGYYVYVGSALNSLETRLKRHLSNKKKLFWHVDYLLNSSSSEIKEIVFAVNENKWECMLASKISCHGTEIHGFGCSDCKCDSHLFRFDEIELSVKTCRDAFKTLELDPKMLDDLINKN from the coding sequence ATGACAAAAAAAATTATATTAAAAGGTACTTATTGCATTATAATCCAATTAAGAGATGATACAGTTATTGAAGTTGGTAAAAAAGGTCCTATTAATTTCAAAATGGGTTATTATGTGTATGTTGGTTCGGCTCTGAACTCACTTGAAACACGTTTAAAAAGACATTTAAGCAACAAAAAAAAACTTTTTTGGCATGTAGATTATCTCTTAAACAGCTCTAGTTCTGAGATAAAGGAGATAGTCTTTGCAGTCAATGAAAATAAATGGGAGTGTATGCTTGCTTCAAAAATATCATGTCATGGTACTGAAATCCACGGTTTCGGTTGTTCTGACTGTAAATGTGATTCACATCTTTTCAGATTTGATGAAATTGAATTATCCGTAAAAACATGCCGTGATGCATTTAAAACACTTGAACTTGACCCAAAAATGTTAGATGATTTAATAAATAAAAATTGA
- a CDS encoding MBL fold metallo-hydrolase: MKLICVNDNTAKFSSEFYAEHGLSILIENGDSKVLFDTGKTPEVLKHNMEQLNGFKNLKHVVLSHGHEDHTGGLSQVLNNSSPNIYLHKRAILPKYIMRNDNMEFIGISKISYADTKDKEKKLQPKLKLISKTIEIEPNIFIFAEISFFNDFEELDPSFFIEKNDNFLHDNFEDELVLVIKTQEGLVILSGCGHKGIVNTVSSVAKYFNENVYAVIGGTHLITANEDRIESTISELVKFDPKYLIFGHCTGFDALCKFKNRFKNKFQILESGKEIILP; this comes from the coding sequence ATGAAATTAATTTGTGTCAATGATAATACAGCAAAATTTTCGTCTGAATTTTATGCAGAGCACGGTCTCTCAATTCTAATTGAAAATGGAGATTCTAAAGTTCTTTTTGATACTGGAAAAACTCCAGAAGTTCTGAAACATAATATGGAACAATTAAATGGTTTTAAAAATTTGAAACACGTTGTTTTAAGTCATGGCCATGAAGATCATACAGGAGGATTGTCTCAAGTTCTAAATAACAGTTCACCAAATATTTATTTACATAAAAGAGCCATTTTACCCAAATATATCATGAGAAATGATAATATGGAGTTTATTGGAATATCTAAGATCTCTTATGCCGATACAAAGGATAAAGAAAAAAAATTACAACCTAAATTGAAATTAATTTCTAAAACAATAGAAATTGAACCAAATATTTTTATATTTGCTGAAATTTCATTTTTCAATGATTTTGAAGAGTTAGACCCTTCATTTTTTATTGAGAAGAATGATAATTTCTTACACGACAACTTTGAAGATGAACTTGTTCTTGTAATAAAAACTCAAGAAGGACTTGTGATTTTATCTGGATGTGGGCATAAGGGTATTGTAAATACAGTATCTTCTGTTGCAAAATATTTTAATGAAAATGTTTACGCTGTGATTGGTGGCACACATCTAATAACTGCTAATGAAGATCGTATTGAAAGTACAATATCTGAACTTGTAAAGTTTGATCCTAAATATTTGATATTTGGTCATTGCACTGGTTTTGATGCATTGTGCAAATTTAAAAATAGATTTAAAAATAAATTTCAAATACTTGAATCGGGTAAAGAAATTATTCTACCTTAA